From the Phyllopteryx taeniolatus isolate TA_2022b chromosome 16, UOR_Ptae_1.2, whole genome shotgun sequence genome, one window contains:
- the stk17al gene encoding serine/threonine kinase 17a like, translated as MMLSKSGMVAKIHTRIRSDPFTANYELAGKELGRGKFAVVKKCTEKATGKQYAAKFLRKRRKGQDSRVDILNEIAMLELAKCNPYVVALHEVYETATEIVLVLECAAGGEIFDQCVADNDDAFTEKDVIRLARQILMGVAFLHRNNVVHLDLKPQNILLTSARPLGDIRIVDFGLSRRVDSISEVREILGTPEYVAPEILNYEPISTATDMWSIGVLTYVMLTGESPFLGDDKQETFLNISQVSVEYSHDTFQDISPPAVDFIKSLLVKNPRKRATAEDCLSHPWLNAHPLVHHHLHATRSSSSLDEPDTSQSESEPESPAPSPELGLMGSYLACPCQGELKTGCGSFSFAEPPFAPRPEIQQELIC; from the exons ATGATGCTGAGCAAAAGCGGAATGGTGGCAAAGATCCACACCAGGATAAGATCGGATCCCTTCACGGCCAATTACGAGCTGGCGGGTAAAGAACTGGGCCG GGGAAAGTTTGCGGTGGTGAAGAAGTGCACGGAGAAGGCGACGGGCAAGCAGTACGCCGCCAAGTTCCTACGCAAGCGGCGGAAGGGCCAGGATAGCCGGGTGGACATCCTCAACGAGATCGCCATGCTGGAGCTGGCCAAGTGCAACCCGTATGTGGTGGCCCTGCACGAGGTCTACGAGACGGCCACCGAGATCGTCCTGGTGTTGGAATG TGCTGCCGGCGGTGAGATTTTCGACCAGTGCGTCGCCGACAACGACGATGCGTTCACGGAGAAAGATGTGATCCGGTTGGCCAGGCAGATCCTTATGGGGGTGGCCTTCCTGCATCGGAACAATGTGGTGCATTTGGATCTGAAG CCACAGAACATCTTGCTGACCAGCGCCAGGCCCCTGGGCGACATCCGGATCGTGGACTTTGGCCTGTCCAGACGCGTAGACAGCATCAGTGAGGTCCGGGAGATTCTGGGTACTCCGGAGTATGTGG CACCAGAGATTCTCAACTATGAACCCATCAGCACTGCTACAGACATGTG GAGCATCGGGGTTCTAACCTACGTCATGCTGACTGGTGAGTCGCCCTTCCTGGGTGACGACAAGCAGGAGACGTTCCTCAACATCTCCCAGGTCAGCGTGGAGTACTCTCACGACACCTTCCAGGACATCTCGCCGCCAGCTGTCGACTTCATCAAGTCCCTGTTGGTGAAAAACCCCAG GAAGCGAGCCACAGCGGAGGACTGCCTCAGCCACCCTTGGCTGAACGCCCACCCCCTCGTGCACCACCATCTCCACGCCACGCGGTCCTCGTCGTCTCTGGACGAACCCGACACTAGCCAATCCGAGTCGGAGCCAGAGAGCCCGGCGCCGTCCCCGGAACTGGGCCTGATGGGCTCGTACCTGGCATGCCCGTGCCAGGGTGAGCTGAAGACAGGCTGCGGCTCTTTCTCCTTCGCCGAGCCGCCTTTCGCCCCTCGACCCGAAATACAGCAGGAGCTCATTTGCTGA